From a single Nicotiana tabacum cultivar K326 chromosome 8, ASM71507v2, whole genome shotgun sequence genomic region:
- the LOC107810637 gene encoding uncharacterized protein LOC107810637, producing the protein MLMTTDIKAVTNAQETQGQMIQQESTMVEENRLLKQKMTKMCQAWANGQGPPFSSPGFPKFTSISTTTIPVSLSDQSCSPGFSPYPNCMTETRTSISCSQSLSFTANQTTSTIMPVFTIPQPTVVQRKTHESQFSTQQAQHHSPKYHSYLFDLPANIEKPSQKMAQEEMTQRVKSLEQQLKNMQGLAGQKSIAFKDLCMFTDVHLPPSFKTPKFEKYDGHGDPIAHLKGFCNQQRGAGGKEELLMTYFGESLAGAASEWFMDQNTSHWHVWDDMARAFVKQFQYNIDIAPDRNSLSNLKKKPSESFTEYAIK; encoded by the coding sequence aTGTTAATGACAACTGACATCAAAGCTGTTACaaatgctcaagagactcagggtcagatgattcaacaagagtctactatggttgaggaaaatagactactgaaacaaaaaatgactaaaatgtgtcaagcatgggccaacgGCCAAGGACCGCCTTTTTCTTCTCCTGGTTTCCCAAAATTCACATCCATCTCGACTACTACCATTCCGGTCTCATTGTCTGATCAATCCTGTTCTCCTGGGTTCAGTCCTTATCCCAATTGTATGACTGAAACTAGGACTTCTATTTCATGCTCTCAAAGTTTGTCATTCACAGCCAATCAAACAACCTCTACTATTATGCCCGTCTTCACCATCCCACAGCCGACGGTGGTGCAGAGGAAaactcatgagtcacaattttctACCCAGCAAGCGCAGCaccactctcctaagtaccactcgtacttgtttgatcttcctgcaaacattgagaagccttcCCAAAAGATggcacaggaagaaatgacccaaagagtgaaaagcttagaacaacagttgaaaaacatgcaagggttggctgGTCAGAAGAGCATTGCCTTCAAGGATTTATGTATGTTCaccgatgtccacttgccacctagtttcaagactcccaaatttgaaaagtatgatggacatggagaccccatagcccacctgaaaggGTTTTGCAATCAACAAAGAGGTGCGGGAGGAAAGGAAGAATTACTGATgacttattttggggaaagccttgcGGGAgcagcctccgaatggtttatggatcaaaatacctctcactggcatgtctgggatgacatggctcgggcctttgtcaaacagtttcaatacaacattgacatcgcaccagaccgcaattccctttcaaatctgaagaagaaaccaagtgaaagtttcacggaatatgccattaaatag